The Peribacillus simplex genome contains the following window.
AATTCACACCTTTTACTCGTGAATTCATGCCATTTACTCGTGAATTCACACCATTACTCGTGAATTCACACCTTTTACTCGTGAATTCACGCCATTACTTGCGGGTTCACGCCATTACTCGTAAATTCATGCCATTTACTCGTGAATCCACCCCTTTTACTCGTGAATTCACACCTTTTACTCGTAAATTCATGCCATTTACTCGTGAATTCACACCTTTTACTCGTGAATTCATGCCATTTACTCGTGAGTTCACCCCATTTACTTGTAAGTTACCATTCTTCACTTTTTTAACGCACAAAAAAACCCATGTTTATTTAACATGAGTTGCTTTGTAAGTTGTAAGAGTCCCAATTGTGCCGTTTACGCCTTTGTTTTGAACCCGCTCTCCGCAGGTGGGTGCTCGGTTCCTCGCGTTTGTAAGTCCTCTTCGAGGGAGGCATTTACGCGGCCAGGAAACTAGTGCTCCCGGTAACTATAAGTGTTCGGTCAAAACTTATAGGTTAAAGAACGAACACATCAGGACCCTTACTTGTTGAAAACATCATATCATAATGCTTAACTCTGTTTCAAGAGAAACCATCTAGGTATTTTTTCATATTTTTGCCAGATTGATTATTTTTTGAGTGCAGCAAGCCTTAGGCTAAGTTCGGCCAATTGCTTGTCACTTACAGCACTTGGTGCGTCAACGAGCAGGTCGCTTGCGCTTGCTGTTTTCGGGAACGCGATGGTGTCGCGAAGGTTCGTGCGGCCAGCAAGCAGCATGACCATACGGTCCAATCCAAGGGCGATTCCGCCGTGTGGTGGCGTTCCGTATTCGAATGCATCCATTAGGAAGCCGAATTGTGCGTTTGCTTCTTCTTCCGAGAATCCAAGGACTTTGAACATTTTTTCCTGAACGTCGCGTTCGTAAATACGCAGTGATCCGCCGCCAAGTTCGTAGCCGTTCAAGACAAGGTCATATGCTTGTGCACGGACGCTTGCTGGGTCTGATTCCAGTTTGTCCATGTCTTCACGGAATGGCATTGTGAATGGATGGTGTGCTGCATAGTAGCGTCCTTCTTCTTCGTCATATTCAAATAATGGCCAGTCCGTCACCCATAGGAAGTTGAATTTGCTTTGATCAATCAAGCCTCTTTCTTTACCAAGCTTGTTGCGAAGTGCTCCAAGTGCATCAGCGACTACGCCTTTCTTATCTGCAACGAATAAGATTAGATCGCCCACTTCAGCTTCCAATACGGATACTAATTGCTGTTGATCTTCCGCGAAGAATTTAGCGATCGGTCCTTTTACTCCGTCTTCTTCAACTTTCAGCCATGCAAGGCCTTTTGCACCGTAAATCGCTGCAAATTCAGCCAATCCATCAATATCTTTACGGGAATAATCCGCATTTCCGTCCTTAACGACGATCGCTTTAACTTGTCCGCCGTTTGCAATAGCACCAGTGAATACTTTGAAATCACTGTCTTTGACGATTTCAGAGACATCTTTAAGTTCCATTCCGAAACGTGTATCCGGTTTGTCGGAACCGTAACGGCCCATTGCTTCAAAGTATGTCATTCTAGGGAATGGCAGTGTTACGTCAAGCCCTTTAACGTCTTTCATCACTTTAGCCATCATGTTTTCTGCGGTGTTAATGATATCTTCTTGGCTCATGAAGCTTGTTTCAATATCGATTTGCGTGAATTCTGGCTGTCTGTCGGCACGTAAATCTTCATCACGGAAACAGCGGGCAATTTGATAATAACGTTCGAAACCGGATACCATCAATAGCTGCTTGAAGATTTGCGGTGACTGCGGAAGTGCATAGAACTCACCTTCGTGTACGCGGCTAGGCACTAAATAATCACGTGCTCCTTCAGGTGTGCTTTTCGTTAAGATAGGTGTTTCGATATCTAGGAAGCCTTCACCGTCCAAGTAATCACGGATTGCTTTTGTTGTTTGGTTACGCATTTTCAACGTTTCGAACATCGCTGGACGGCGCAAGTCCAAATAACGGTATTTCAAGCGGATATCTTCAGAAACATCCGTTCTTTCATCAATGACGAACGGAGGGGTTTTCGCTTCATTTAAAATTGTAACGTTTTCGGCTTGAACTTCGACCGTACCTGTTGTTACATTCGGGTTGAAGTTGGCTTCCTCACGTTTGATGACTGTCCCCTGGATATCAAGGACATATTCATTACGGATCTTTTCAGCTGTGGCCAAGGCTTCTGCCGAAATGTCCGGATTGAAAACGACTTGGACGACTCCGCTTCTGTCACGCAGGTCGATAAAGATGACCCCGCCCAAATCCCGACGTTTTTGTACCCATCCTTTTAATGTTACTTTTTCACCAATAGCTGCTTCTGTCACTTCACCATTGAAGTATGTTCTGCCAAACATGGTATTTCCCCCTTAAGCCTGTAGCTTTTTGAATTGTTCAACGAATGTGGCAAGATCCATTTGGACTTGTTCACCGGTTTCCATGAACTTCACGTTGATTTTATTATTTGCCAATTCCTCTTCACCGAGTGTCGCCACATATCTCGCTTCGAGACGGTCGGCTGATTTGAATTGAGCTTTCACTTTACGGTCTTGATAGTCTTTTTCGACAGTAAAACCGGCATTCCGCAATTGATGGGCAAGTTTGACGTTATAATCCTTGGCCGCTTCACCTAGTGAAACAAGATAGCAGTCAATACCCTTTTTGATCGGAAGCTCGATGTTTTCTGCTTGCAGTGCTGCAATCAGGCGTTCAATGCTAAGCGCAAATCCGATTCCGGGTGTTTCCGGTCCGCCAAGTTCTTCAGCCAGCCCGTTATATCGGCCGCCTCCGCAAAGTGTTGTAATGGCGCCAAAGCCCTCTGCATCACTCATGATTTCAAAAGCAGTATGATTATAGTAATCCAAGCCCCGCACTAGCGTCGGATCCTCGACGAATTCGATTTCCAAGTCCGTAAGATGCTGTTTAACCTTTTCGAAATAAATACGGGATTCATCATTTAAATATTCAATGATGGATGGCGCCGTGTTCATCAATTCGTGATCGTGATCTTTTTTGCAATCCAGGATACGCAATGGGTTTTTTTCCAGACGATTTTGACAATCACGGCAAAACTCGCCAATACGAGGTTCGAAATGTTTGATTAATGCATTCCGATGCGCTGTCCGGCTTTCCTTATCACCAAGGCTGTTGATCACAAGTTTCAGCTTTTTCAATCCAAGTTCTTTGTACAGGTTCATCGCAAGTGACAAAACCTCTGCATCGATTCCGGGATCCTTACTTCCTAAGGCTTCGATGCCGAATTGAACGAACTGACGGAAGCGGCCTGCTTGTGGACGTTCGTAACGGAACATCGGCCCGATATAATAAAGCTTGACCGGCTGATTGGCCCACCCGAACATTTTGTTCTCGATATAAGACCGTACAACTGATGCGGTGCCTTCCGGACGAAGGGTTAAATTCCTTTCACCGCGATCTTGAAATGAATACATCTCTTTTTGTACGATATCGGTTGTATCCCCTACACCACGTAAAAATAATTCCGTGTGCTCAAAAATCGGTGTGCGGATTTCTTTATATTGGTAACGGTGACAAATCTCACGCGCTGTCTTTTCGATATACTGCCAAATTTCCGTTTGTCCAGGCAATAAATCCTGGGTACCTCTAGGAATCTGAATAGACATATTGTTTCCTCCTTAAAAGCAAGGCGCCCTTTCTGATACGGCGCTATACTGATTTTTTCCAAACAAAAAACTCCCGTCCCTTGTAACATATCCGTTACAAGGGACGAGAGTTTGGATATCCCGTGGTGCCACCCTAGTTGAAGCACAAAAAATAAGTGCCACCGCTCAAAACAGTTAACGCCTGTTTTACGTCCATCTCCTATTAAGAAAAAATCCGTTCAGAGTGAAGCCTACGGAGGGTTCTTTCATTAAGTCATCATGTGGAATGCTTTCAGCCTCGGCATTTCCTCTCTTTCCATGTGTTTCTTAATTACTCTTCTCCATCATTGGTTATTGCAGTAATAAGTCTGATATTTTATAATCATACGGACGTTAACTTCAAATGTCAAGGCAGGCTTCAGTATTTTGTCGCGTTTTATTGGTTAAAATGTTTTTTCGAATTTTTGATCGTCCTGACATTGACTCCGTATTCGGATGCCAATTCAACAAGGTTTGAGCTTTGTTCCTTCTGGATGAAATCGTGAAAATCGACACCTAATACTTGATTGCCCCCGCTTAAGCTCGTTTGATTTTTTTCGCTGAATTTCATGTGGTTCCCTCCTAGTGTTATATAAGCTTTATTCTTTCCTAAAAAAAATGTTTTTTGCACAGGGAAAGAGGAAAATTTTTGTTGAACGAGAATACATACATATAGACGTTAAAAGGGAGAGACAACTTATGAAGAAGAAATCGGGTTTATTCGGCCTGATCCTAATGCTGATTATGGCAGCAATTTTCCCCATCGATCACGCTTTTGGAAAAGATGAAGGGGAAATTATCGTGACGTCCAAAGTGGTCAATGTCCGTGAAGGCGCGGGTCTCAGTTTCCCTATCGTAAAAAAACTGGCAAAAGGGGAATCCTATCCAATCCTGAAGGAAGATGGCGACTGGATCGAAATCCGGATGGGCATCGGTAAAACTGGCTGGGTCGCCAATTGGCTAGTGGAAAGAACGTCGGATTCGGACACCAACCTGGTCAAAAAGGAATCCGGACAAGGAATGATCTCAGGCAGCTCCGTCCGCGTCCGTACAGGTCCCGGTACAACATTTCAAACGGTTGGCTCTTTAAATAAAGGAACAGCTGTCGACATCATTGAAAAGAATGAAAATTGGATAAAAGTCAAAACAACGGCTCTTGAAGGCTGGGTCTCTTCTGATTACCTTAAGCTTACCGCCGCTTCCGGGGATGCAGCGAAGAAAAGCTCATCCAAGGAAAAAGAAGCAACGAACCAATCCGCAAAAACAGGTGTCACTTTGGTGGACCGGCTCAATGTCCGTTCGGAACCATCGAGAAGCAGCGCAACGCTAGGAAAGCTGAATAAAAATACGGCAGTGACCGTTTATCGCATTGAAAATGAGTGGGCCGAAATTGATTTCCATGGAGTCCGCGGCTGGGTAGCTGAACCTTACATACAAATAAGCCAAGATAAAGGTGATTCGAAAATCAATACGGCAGGAGCCACTGCAAGGGTGACCGCTACGGGTTTAAATGTGCGGAAAGGTGCATCTCTAAACAGCAAGGTCATCGGTTCAGTGAACAAGGATGAGACTTACGCCGTCTTACAAACAAAGGGAAAAATGACACAGATCCAGCTTTCCGGTTCAAAAAAGGGCTGGGTCGTGAGTTGGTACTTGGAAAAAGAGAATGTTGAACAAACGCCAAAGGAAGAGAGGATTGAGGCAAAGGGAAACAAGATTACCATCATTCATGATGGAACGATTTTTAGAAGTGAGCCTGATGGCAACTCGGAAATCGTAA
Protein-coding sequences here:
- a CDS encoding SH3 domain-containing protein, coding for MKKKSGLFGLILMLIMAAIFPIDHAFGKDEGEIIVTSKVVNVREGAGLSFPIVKKLAKGESYPILKEDGDWIEIRMGIGKTGWVANWLVERTSDSDTNLVKKESGQGMISGSSVRVRTGPGTTFQTVGSLNKGTAVDIIEKNENWIKVKTTALEGWVSSDYLKLTAASGDAAKKSSSKEKEATNQSAKTGVTLVDRLNVRSEPSRSSATLGKLNKNTAVTVYRIENEWAEIDFHGVRGWVAEPYIQISQDKGDSKINTAGATARVTATGLNVRKGASLNSKVIGSVNKDETYAVLQTKGKMTQIQLSGSKKGWVVSWYLEKENVEQTPKEERIEAKGNKITIIHDGTIFRSEPDGNSEIVKQVNEGETFSATGMEGDWYSIKLNNGKTAYVAGWIVTVEGNSEQIQRPGVEKYLKDKTIVIDPGHGGRDSGTVGVGGTLEKNLTIRTAELLRDKLQAAGAKVILTRSGNTYVPLPSRVSTSHIHNADAFISLHYDSTKDQITSGITTYYYHGYQRSLATTLANSLGSTMQVPNRGSRYGDFHVIRENKRVATLIELGYLSNPVEELTLSSNEYQEKITSAIYNGLARYFK
- the hisS gene encoding histidine--tRNA ligase, which gives rise to MSIQIPRGTQDLLPGQTEIWQYIEKTAREICHRYQYKEIRTPIFEHTELFLRGVGDTTDIVQKEMYSFQDRGERNLTLRPEGTASVVRSYIENKMFGWANQPVKLYYIGPMFRYERPQAGRFRQFVQFGIEALGSKDPGIDAEVLSLAMNLYKELGLKKLKLVINSLGDKESRTAHRNALIKHFEPRIGEFCRDCQNRLEKNPLRILDCKKDHDHELMNTAPSIIEYLNDESRIYFEKVKQHLTDLEIEFVEDPTLVRGLDYYNHTAFEIMSDAEGFGAITTLCGGGRYNGLAEELGGPETPGIGFALSIERLIAALQAENIELPIKKGIDCYLVSLGEAAKDYNVKLAHQLRNAGFTVEKDYQDRKVKAQFKSADRLEARYVATLGEEELANNKINVKFMETGEQVQMDLATFVEQFKKLQA
- the aspS gene encoding aspartate--tRNA ligase, whose translation is MFGRTYFNGEVTEAAIGEKVTLKGWVQKRRDLGGVIFIDLRDRSGVVQVVFNPDISAEALATAEKIRNEYVLDIQGTVIKREEANFNPNVTTGTVEVQAENVTILNEAKTPPFVIDERTDVSEDIRLKYRYLDLRRPAMFETLKMRNQTTKAIRDYLDGEGFLDIETPILTKSTPEGARDYLVPSRVHEGEFYALPQSPQIFKQLLMVSGFERYYQIARCFRDEDLRADRQPEFTQIDIETSFMSQEDIINTAENMMAKVMKDVKGLDVTLPFPRMTYFEAMGRYGSDKPDTRFGMELKDVSEIVKDSDFKVFTGAIANGGQVKAIVVKDGNADYSRKDIDGLAEFAAIYGAKGLAWLKVEEDGVKGPIAKFFAEDQQQLVSVLEAEVGDLILFVADKKGVVADALGALRNKLGKERGLIDQSKFNFLWVTDWPLFEYDEEEGRYYAAHHPFTMPFREDMDKLESDPASVRAQAYDLVLNGYELGGGSLRIYERDVQEKMFKVLGFSEEEANAQFGFLMDAFEYGTPPHGGIALGLDRMVMLLAGRTNLRDTIAFPKTASASDLLVDAPSAVSDKQLAELSLRLAALKK